One region of Microcoleus sp. FACHB-68 genomic DNA includes:
- a CDS encoding IS630 family transposase, giving the protein PSLKNINPEELIFVDESGVNLAMVQLYARALRGQRAYGTRPQKRGKNVTLIGAISREGIVAWASILGFLDAVTFEAFIIRKLIPHLWPGATVVLDNCTSHKNPELINAIHKVGAKVVYLPPYSPDFSPIENFWSKVKSILKSLGARTYQALEEAIREAFKQVTVQDIQNWYTHCCYSTPSN; this is encoded by the coding sequence GGCCGTCGCTGAAAAATATTAATCCTGAAGAATTAATTTTTGTTGACGAATCTGGAGTCAACCTGGCAATGGTACAACTGTACGCGCGGGCTTTGCGTGGTCAACGAGCTTATGGAACTCGTCCCCAAAAACGAGGGAAAAATGTCACGCTTATTGGAGCAATTTCCCGAGAGGGTATTGTTGCCTGGGCCTCAATATTGGGATTTCTTGATGCCGTAACGTTTGAAGCTTTTATAATTAGAAAACTAATCCCCCATTTATGGCCAGGAGCGACAGTGGTCTTAGACAATTGTACATCCCATAAAAATCCCGAACTTATCAATGCCATCCATAAAGTTGGGGCAAAGGTTGTTTACTTACCTCCTTATTCACCAGACTTTTCACCTATTGAAAACTTTTGGTCAAAAGTTAAATCTATTCTAAAAAGTCTGGGGGCGAGAACCTACCAAGCTTTGGAAGAAGCCATTAGAGAAGCCTTCAAACAGGTAACGGTTCAAGACATTCAGAATTGGTATACTCATTGCTGCTACTCTACCCCATCCAATTGA